From the Gallaecimonas kandeliae genome, one window contains:
- the fliG gene encoding flagellar motor switch protein FliG: MANEKKEPFDVSKLNGIEKTAILLLSLTEEDAASILRHMEPKQVQKVGMMMASMEDFSQDKVLAVHKSFIEDIQQYSSIGFDSQDFIRKALNHALGEDKASALIDKIILGGNATGLDSLKWMDARQVASIIQNEHPQIQTIVLSYLDPDQSAEILSQFPERVRLDLLMRIANLEEVQPAALQELNEIMEKQFAGQSGAQAAKMGGLKAAANIMNYLDTAVENQLMEGIRETDEELSQQIQDLMFVFENLAEVDDRAIQALLREVPQDVLIKALKGADDSLREKMFKNMSKRAAELMRDDLEAMGPIRISEVEAAQKEILGIARRLSDAGEISLGTGSSEEFL; the protein is encoded by the coding sequence ATGGCAAATGAGAAAAAAGAACCCTTTGACGTCAGCAAGCTGAACGGCATCGAGAAGACCGCCATACTGCTGCTGAGCCTCACCGAGGAAGACGCCGCCTCCATACTGCGCCACATGGAGCCCAAGCAGGTCCAGAAGGTGGGCATGATGATGGCGTCCATGGAAGACTTCAGCCAGGACAAGGTGCTGGCGGTGCACAAGTCCTTCATCGAGGACATCCAGCAGTATTCCAGCATCGGCTTCGACTCCCAGGACTTCATCCGCAAGGCCCTGAACCATGCCCTGGGTGAGGACAAGGCCAGCGCCCTTATCGACAAGATCATCCTCGGCGGCAACGCCACCGGCCTGGATTCGCTGAAATGGATGGACGCCCGCCAGGTGGCCAGCATCATCCAGAACGAGCACCCCCAGATCCAGACCATAGTGCTGTCCTACCTGGACCCGGACCAGAGCGCCGAAATTTTGTCTCAGTTCCCGGAGCGGGTGCGCCTGGATCTCCTGATGCGTATCGCCAACCTCGAAGAGGTGCAACCGGCGGCCCTGCAGGAGCTGAACGAGATCATGGAGAAACAGTTCGCCGGCCAGAGCGGGGCCCAGGCGGCCAAGATGGGCGGCCTCAAGGCCGCCGCCAACATCATGAACTACCTGGATACGGCCGTGGAAAACCAGCTGATGGAAGGTATCCGCGAGACAGACGAAGAACTCAGCCAGCAGATCCAGGATCTGATGTTCGTCTTCGAAAACCTCGCCGAGGTCGACGATCGGGCCATCCAGGCGCTGCTGCGCGAAGTGCCCCAGGACGTGCTGATCAAGGCCCTCAAGGGCGCCGACGACAGCCTGCGCGAGAAGATGTTCAAGAACATGTCCAAACGCGCCGCCGAATTGATGAGGGACGACCTGGAAGCCATGGGCCCCATCCGCATCTCCGAAGTGGAAGCGGCCCAGAAAGAGATCCTGGGCATTGCCCGCCGCCTGTCCGACGCCGGCGAGATCTCCCTGGGCACCGGCAGTTCCGAAGAATTCCTCTAA
- the fliJ gene encoding flagellar export protein FliJ, whose product MSKALNLVLEQRQKLEDQALAHLAQARQALQALQTKYNTLQRYRNDYLREMQQKAGNGLAAANLLHYQNFVARLDSGLADLNQQLTQSQQAVASREQGWRSARQDTKAIELLLERKAAEARLAGQRREQRELDDLVSRRVGTPLA is encoded by the coding sequence ATGAGCAAGGCTTTGAACCTGGTGCTGGAGCAGCGCCAGAAACTGGAAGATCAGGCCCTGGCCCACCTGGCCCAGGCCCGCCAAGCCTTGCAGGCGCTGCAGACCAAGTACAATACCTTGCAGCGTTACCGCAACGACTACCTGCGGGAGATGCAGCAGAAGGCCGGCAACGGCCTGGCCGCCGCCAACCTGCTCCACTACCAGAACTTCGTGGCTCGCCTCGATAGCGGCCTGGCCGATCTCAACCAGCAGCTCACCCAGAGCCAGCAGGCCGTGGCCAGCCGCGAACAGGGCTGGCGCAGCGCCCGCCAGGACACCAAGGCCATAGAGCTGCTGCTGGAGCGCAAGGCCGCCGAAGCCCGGTTGGCCGGCCAGCGCCGCGAACAGCGGGAGCTGGATGATCTGGTCAGCCGCCGTGTTGGAACACCCCTTGCATAA
- a CDS encoding flagellar assembly protein FliH, translated as MVKDIQRWQGADFTPQTQDEVSRALNIHRRKQQADPEPEDSRPQGISINELEELRAAAHEEGFAEGRSEGQAAGHAEGHAQGLMEGQQQGYQQGLQEGLKAGQQQIQEALQHWQGLADELAAPLEDKDQRLEGQLVQLLIAGMQAVLGHELKTDPHIIHHLIRQGIDALSDDDSQLVIEVAPTDARLLRDHYGETELQDRRWKLREDPTLKHGQCRIENGQSLVELDLQDRLRVLCQGLLLEAGLDHE; from the coding sequence GTGGTCAAAGATATCCAGCGCTGGCAAGGGGCGGACTTCACGCCCCAGACACAGGACGAGGTCAGCCGCGCCCTCAACATCCACAGGCGCAAGCAGCAGGCCGATCCCGAGCCTGAAGACAGCCGTCCTCAGGGGATCAGCATCAATGAACTGGAAGAGTTGCGCGCCGCCGCTCACGAAGAGGGCTTTGCCGAGGGCCGCAGCGAGGGCCAGGCCGCCGGCCACGCCGAGGGCCATGCCCAGGGTCTGATGGAAGGCCAGCAGCAAGGCTACCAACAGGGCCTGCAGGAAGGTCTCAAGGCCGGCCAGCAGCAGATCCAGGAGGCCCTCCAGCACTGGCAGGGCTTGGCCGACGAGCTGGCCGCCCCCCTGGAAGACAAGGACCAACGCCTCGAAGGCCAACTGGTGCAGCTGCTGATCGCCGGCATGCAGGCGGTGCTGGGCCATGAGCTCAAGACAGATCCCCATATCATCCACCACCTGATCCGCCAGGGCATTGACGCCCTGTCCGACGACGACAGCCAGCTTGTCATCGAAGTGGCTCCTACCGACGCCCGCCTGCTGCGGGACCATTACGGTGAGACCGAACTCCAGGACAGGCGCTGGAAGCTGCGCGAAGATCCCACCCTCAAGCACGGCCAATGCCGTATCGAGAACGGCCAGTCCCTGGTGGAACTGGATCTGCAGGATCGGCTGCGCGTCCTCTGCCAGGGCCTGCTGCTGGAAGCTGGGCTGGACCATGAGTGA
- the fliI gene encoding flagellar protein export ATPase FliI produces the protein MSERPPLDQRLGRYERLMQLPRPSVAGRLVRVVGLALEAQGCRAPIGSLCRIEGHSQDVEAEVVGFGNNTLYLMPNQDVSGILPGARVTPLGVSATLPVGMTLLGRVVDGLGRPLDGLGAVRAENRVGFKGQPLNPLTRRPIRKPLDVGVRAINSLLTVGQGQRMGLFAGSGVGKSVLLGMMTKGTSADVIVVGLVGERGREVREFIDEILGAEGRERAVVVAAPADTSPLMRLKACETALTFAEYFRDQGLNVLLLIDSLTRYAQAQREIALAVGEPPATKGYPPSVFARLPGLVERAGNGGDGQGGITAFFTVLSEGDDLQDPIADAARAILDGHIVLSRALADSGHYPAIDVGASVSRVMPQVTSEGHQQQARAVKALFSAYEQSRDLIQVGAYRQGSDPKVDMAIRLKEPMNLFLRQAMQEVCPYDECLQALEMLAKAAGEGA, from the coding sequence ATGAGTGAGCGGCCGCCCCTGGACCAGCGCCTCGGCCGCTACGAGCGGCTGATGCAGCTGCCGCGGCCCAGCGTTGCCGGCCGCCTGGTGCGGGTGGTGGGCCTGGCCCTGGAAGCCCAGGGCTGCCGCGCGCCCATAGGGTCGCTGTGCCGCATCGAAGGCCATAGCCAGGACGTGGAAGCCGAAGTGGTGGGCTTTGGCAACAACACCCTCTACCTGATGCCCAACCAGGACGTGTCCGGCATATTGCCCGGCGCCCGCGTCACCCCCCTCGGCGTTTCCGCCACCCTGCCGGTGGGGATGACGCTGCTTGGCCGGGTGGTGGACGGCCTGGGCCGGCCCCTGGACGGCCTCGGCGCCGTGCGGGCCGAGAACAGGGTCGGCTTCAAGGGCCAGCCCCTCAACCCCCTGACCCGCAGGCCTATCCGCAAACCCCTGGACGTGGGGGTGCGGGCCATCAACAGCCTGCTCACCGTCGGCCAGGGCCAGCGCATGGGCCTCTTCGCCGGTTCCGGTGTCGGCAAGTCGGTGCTGCTGGGGATGATGACCAAGGGCACCAGTGCCGATGTCATCGTCGTCGGCCTGGTGGGGGAGCGGGGCCGGGAGGTACGGGAGTTCATCGACGAGATCCTCGGCGCCGAGGGCCGGGAGCGGGCCGTGGTGGTGGCGGCACCTGCCGACACCAGCCCCCTGATGCGCCTCAAGGCATGCGAGACGGCCCTGACCTTCGCCGAGTATTTCCGCGACCAGGGCCTCAACGTACTGCTGCTGATCGACTCCCTGACCCGCTATGCCCAGGCCCAGCGGGAGATCGCCCTGGCCGTGGGTGAGCCCCCGGCCACCAAGGGCTACCCGCCTTCCGTGTTTGCCCGCCTGCCGGGCCTTGTTGAGCGGGCCGGCAACGGCGGCGACGGCCAAGGCGGCATCACCGCCTTCTTCACCGTCCTCTCCGAAGGGGACGATCTCCAGGACCCCATCGCCGACGCCGCCCGGGCCATCCTCGACGGCCACATAGTGCTGTCCAGGGCCCTGGCCGATTCCGGCCATTACCCGGCCATCGACGTGGGGGCCTCTGTCTCCCGGGTCATGCCCCAAGTCACCTCAGAGGGCCACCAACAGCAGGCGAGGGCGGTCAAGGCCCTGTTCAGCGCTTATGAACAATCCCGTGACCTCATTCAGGTGGGGGCCTACCGCCAGGGCTCGGATCCCAAGGTGGACATGGCCATCCGCCTCAAGGAACCCATGAACCTCTTCCTGCGCCAGGCCATGCAGGAAGTCTGTCCTTATGACGAATGCCTGCAGGCCTTGGAAATGCTGGCCAAGGCGGCCGGGGAGGGCGCATGA